The following are from one region of the Anabas testudineus chromosome 2, fAnaTes1.2, whole genome shotgun sequence genome:
- the igfbp2a gene encoding insulin-like growth factor-binding protein 2-A, whose amino-acid sequence MIMTKNLMPITMLSYAGCSLLILSASLAGASLAEMVFRCPSCTAERQALCPKLTETCAEMVREPGCGCCPVCARQEGEMCGVYTPRCSTGLRCYPTPDSELPLEQLVQGQGQCRRKVDTETTTYSQEHREQTSGEAVEPLPEQGVSEVPVVRKPSKEATWLGPKESAVRQHRQEMKTKMKTNKVEEVKPTRPKQTQCQQELDQVLERISKMPFRDNRGPLEDLYALHIPNCDKRGQYNLKQCKMSLHGQRGECWCVSPHTGRPIPSAPTVRGDPNCSQYLRELELELPDMAQI is encoded by the exons ATGATAATGACCAAAAACCTCATGCCTATAACAATGCTGTCGTACGCAGGCTGCAGCTTGCTGATCCTCTCCGCGTCTCTCGCCGGTGCCTCCCTTGCCGAGATGGTGTTCCGCTGCCCGAGCTGCACCGCGGAGCGCCAGGCGCTTTGCCCAAAGCTCACCGAGACTTGCGCGGAGATGGTGCGCGAACCGGGCTGCGGGTGCTGCCCCGTGTGCGCCCGGCAAGAGGGCGAGATGTGCGGCGTTTACACCCCGAGGTGCTCCACCGGTCTGCGATGCTACCCGACACCCGACTCGGAGCTTCCCCTGGAGCAACTGGTGCAGGGCCAGGGTCAGTGCAGGCGCAAAGTGGACACCGAGACGACCACTTACAGCCAGGAGCACCGGGAGCAAACCAGCG GTGAGGCTGTGGAGCCGCTGCCTGAACAGGGTGTGAGTGAGGTCCCGGTCGTGCGGAAGCCCAGTAAAGAAGCCACCTGGCTGGGACCCAAAGAGAGCGCCGTGCGCCAGCACAGACAGGAGATGAAGACCAAGATGAAGACCAACAAGGTGGAAGAGGTGAAACCCACTCGGCCCAAACAG ACTCAGTGTCAGCAGGAGCTCGACCAGGTACTGGAGCGAATATCCAAGATGCCCTTCAGAGATAACAGAGGTCCCCTGGAGGACCTGTATGCGCTGCACATCCCAAACTGTGACAAGAGGGGGCAGTATAACCTCAAACAG TGCAAGATGTCTCTCCACGGTCAGAGGGGTGAGTGTTGGTGCGTCAGCCCTCACACCGGCCGACCTATCCCATCAGCCCCCACTGTGAGGGGTGACCCCAACTGCAGCCAATATCTCAGAGAGCTGGAGTTGGAGCTCCCTGACATGGCCCAGATATAG